In Candidatus Poribacteria bacterium, the DNA window CGCCGAGCCGGAGACGAACGCGCCCAACGTTGCTTTGAGCCCACCAGCCGCCTGCCATGACGGATAGTGCTCCGCGAACGCCGCCGCTCCGCGTCCGTCCGGCAGTCCCAGCGCCGCGCCGCACGCCACGATGACGAGCGTCGCCAGAGCCGCCTCCATGAGCATCGCCCCATAGCCGATGGTCTGCGCATGGCTCTCGGAGGAGAGCTGCTTCGACGTGGTGCTCGATGACACCATGCAGTGGAACCCCGAAATGGCGCCGCAGGCGATCGTGATGAAGACGAACGGGAAGATCGGGGGACCGTCGGCGACGGCTGGGTGGTAGGTTGGGGCGATCATCGGCGGATGGGCGACGATCAGCCCGAGGACGAGCAACGCCATCGCGATGTACAGTTCATGCCCGTTGATGTAGTCGCGCGGCTGGAGGAGCTTCTGCACCGGCAAGACGGACGCGATGTAGGCGTAGATGAAGAGCGTGATCGACCAGAACGTGACGGGCGTCAGCCCAAACGGCATGGTGGGCGGCAGCGCCACCGGGACGTACGCCCCGATGACGACGAAGACGTAGAGCGTAACCGCCGCGATGATCGAGGCGACGACGTGGTTCTTGCCCCGCTGGTACATCCAGTACCCCAACGCGACGGCGATCGGGATCTCGATCCAGATGGGGATCACCGACTGCGGGAAGAGGGCGAAGATGTTCGCGATGACCAGCGTGAAGACGGCGAGAACGATGTAGAGCGCGATGACGATGATCGATAGGAACGCGCGTCGCACCCTCGGATTGACGAGCGTGCCCGCCAGGTCGCCGATAGACGTGCCGCGATGCCGCACGGACAGCACGAGCGCTCCGAAGTCGTGAACCGCTCCGATGAAGATGGA includes these proteins:
- a CDS encoding carbon starvation protein A, with the translated sequence IDPARVTPAHTLKDGTDYVPTKREVLLGHHFTSIAGTGPIVGPAIAIIWGWVPALLWVVFGSIFIGAVHDFGALVLSVRHRGTSIGDLAGTLVNPRVRRAFLSIIVIALYIVLAVFTLVIANIFALFPQSVIPIWIEIPIAVALGYWMYQRGKNHVVASIIAAVTLYVFVVIGAYVPVALPPTMPFGLTPVTFWSITLFIYAYIASVLPVQKLLQPRDYINGHELYIAMALLVLGLIVAHPPMIAPTYHPAVADGPPIFPFVFITIACGAISGFHCMVSSSTTSKQLSSESHAQTIGYGAMLMEAALATLVIVACGAALGLPDGRGAAAFAEHYPSWQAAGGLKATLGAFVSGSAALLESLGIPQNVAIAIMGVMVASFAGTTLDTATRIQRYVISELATDLRVPILQKRHPATFVAVATAAVLAFQKQGTGGLLLWPLFGTANQLMGALALMIVTVWLARNRKPIVFTALPMLFMVAMSGWALIANLAEYASDSSKWYLLVIGGVIAALELWMIVEIAAHVASKRGSEAMEGTPGA